From Cellulomonas chengniuliangii, the proteins below share one genomic window:
- the araA gene encoding L-arabinose isomerase, with protein sequence MSKPYADREVWFLTGSQDLYGEETLRQVAEQSQEIARALDASSDVPVSIVWKPVLKDSASIRRAALDANSDDKVIGVIAWMHTFSPAKMWIAGLDALRTPLLHLHTQANVELPWDSIDMDFMNLNQAAHGDREFGYIQSRLGVARKTVVGHHSNPVVAKSIGTWVRAAAGWATMHDTRLARFGDNMRNVAVTEGDKTEAELRFGVSVNTWAVNELVEAVEAVADADVDALVAEYEELYDVVPELRKGGERHESLRYGARQELALLSFLGELGATAFTTNFEDLGALRQLPGLAVQRLMAQGYGFGAEGDWKTALLVRAAKVMGEGLPGGASLMEDYTYNMVPGAEKILGAHMLEICPTLTTSKPKLEIHPLGIGGKEDPVRLVFDTDPGKGVVVALSDMRDRFRLTANVVDVVAPDAELPNLPVARAVWVPEPDFATSAEAWLTAGAAHHTVLTTAVGLEVWEDFAEIARTELLVIDKDTTRRGFKDAIRWNAAYYRLAQGI encoded by the coding sequence ATGAGCAAGCCGTACGCCGACCGCGAGGTCTGGTTCCTCACCGGCAGCCAGGACCTGTACGGCGAGGAGACGCTGCGCCAGGTCGCCGAGCAGTCGCAGGAGATCGCCCGCGCGCTGGACGCGTCCTCGGACGTGCCGGTGAGCATCGTGTGGAAGCCGGTGCTGAAGGACTCGGCGTCGATCCGCCGTGCGGCCCTCGACGCGAACAGCGACGACAAGGTCATCGGCGTCATCGCGTGGATGCACACGTTCTCCCCGGCGAAGATGTGGATCGCCGGCCTGGACGCGCTGCGCACCCCGCTGCTGCACCTGCACACGCAGGCCAACGTCGAGCTGCCGTGGGACAGCATCGACATGGACTTCATGAACCTCAACCAGGCCGCGCACGGCGACCGCGAGTTCGGGTACATCCAGTCGCGCCTGGGCGTGGCGCGCAAGACCGTCGTGGGGCACCACTCGAACCCGGTGGTCGCGAAGTCGATCGGCACATGGGTGCGGGCCGCCGCGGGCTGGGCCACGATGCACGACACCCGCCTGGCGCGGTTCGGCGACAACATGCGCAACGTCGCGGTGACCGAGGGCGACAAGACCGAGGCGGAGCTGCGGTTCGGCGTCTCGGTGAACACGTGGGCTGTGAACGAGCTCGTCGAGGCCGTCGAGGCTGTCGCCGACGCGGACGTCGACGCGCTGGTGGCGGAGTACGAGGAGCTCTACGACGTCGTCCCCGAGCTCCGCAAGGGCGGGGAGCGGCACGAGTCGCTGCGCTACGGCGCCCGTCAGGAGCTCGCGCTGCTGTCCTTCCTGGGCGAGTTGGGCGCCACGGCCTTCACCACGAACTTCGAGGACCTGGGCGCGCTGCGCCAGCTCCCCGGGCTGGCCGTGCAGCGTCTGATGGCGCAAGGCTACGGCTTCGGCGCCGAGGGCGACTGGAAGACGGCGCTGCTGGTTCGGGCCGCGAAGGTCATGGGCGAGGGGCTGCCTGGCGGCGCGTCGCTGATGGAGGACTACACCTACAACATGGTGCCCGGCGCGGAGAAGATCCTCGGCGCGCACATGCTCGAGATCTGCCCGACCCTGACCACGTCCAAGCCGAAGCTCGAGATCCACCCGCTCGGCATCGGCGGCAAGGAGGACCCGGTCCGCCTGGTCTTCGACACCGACCCGGGCAAGGGCGTCGTCGTGGCGTTGTCCGACATGCGCGACCGCTTCCGCCTGACGGCGAACGTGGTGGACGTGGTGGCCCCCGACGCCGAGCTGCCGAACCTGCCGGTGGCGCGCGCGGTGTGGGTGCCCGAGCCGGACTTCGCGACGTCCGCCGAGGCGTGGCTGACCGCCGGGGCGGCGCACCACACGGTGCTCACGACGGCGGTGGGGCTCGAGGTCTGGGAGGACTTCGCGGAGATCGCCCGCACCGAGCTGCTGGTGATCGACAAGGACACCACCCGGCGCGGTTTCAAGGACGCGATCCGGTGGAACGCGGCGTACTACCGCCTGGCGCAGGGCATCTGA
- a CDS encoding L-ribulose-5-phosphate 4-epimerase — translation MSGLAQFSAEVQAEVARVREVVSALHAELPRWGLVVWTAGNVSQRVAGADLFVIKPSGVTYDELTPESMVVCDLDGNLVDGDRSPSSDTAAHAYVYRNMPEVGGVVHTHSTYATAWAARAEPVPCVLTMMADEFGGDIPIGPFALIGDDSIGQGIVETLKGSRSPAVLMRNHGPFTIGKDAKAAVKAAVMVEEVARTVHISRQLGEPLPIAHEHIDSLYDRYQNVYGR, via the coding sequence GTGAGCGGGCTGGCGCAGTTCTCCGCCGAGGTCCAGGCCGAGGTCGCGCGGGTCCGCGAGGTCGTCTCCGCTCTGCACGCGGAGCTGCCCCGCTGGGGTCTGGTGGTGTGGACCGCGGGCAACGTCTCGCAGCGGGTGGCCGGGGCGGACCTGTTCGTCATCAAGCCCTCGGGCGTGACCTATGACGAGCTGACCCCGGAGTCGATGGTCGTGTGCGACCTCGACGGGAACCTGGTGGACGGCGACCGCTCGCCGTCCTCGGACACCGCGGCGCATGCCTACGTGTACCGGAACATGCCCGAGGTGGGCGGCGTGGTGCACACGCACTCGACGTACGCCACGGCGTGGGCGGCCCGCGCCGAGCCCGTGCCCTGCGTGCTGACGATGATGGCCGACGAGTTCGGCGGGGACATCCCCATCGGCCCGTTCGCGCTGATCGGCGACGACTCGATCGGGCAGGGCATCGTCGAGACGCTCAAGGGCTCGCGCAGCCCGGCCGTGCTGATGCGCAACCACGGGCCGTTCACGATCGGCAAGGACGCCAAGGCCGCCGTGAAGGCCGCGGTCATGGTCGAGGAGGTCGCCCGGACGGTGCACATCTCGCGCCAGCTCGGCGAGCCGCTGCCGATCGCGCACGAGCACATCGACTCGCTGTACGACAGGTACCAGAACGTCTACGGGCGCTGA
- the araB gene encoding ribulokinase gives MRPDGQDDDMTVDPQRALVVGVDYGTLSGRAVVVRVHDGAELGSGVHAYPHAVMDSQLTAGPAAEAGEPVALAPEWALQVPADYVDVLKTAVPAALAAAQAEHGIDVNDVIGIGTDFTACTMVPTTADGTPLCELPEFADRPHAYVKLWKHHAAQSHADRINALAHERGEAWINRYGGLISSEWEFAKGLQLLEEDREVYDAMDHWVEAADWIVWQLGGRYVRNACTAGYKGIYQDGEYPSTDFLAALNPEFAGFVADKVEHEIGQLGAPAGRLTAEAAAWTGLPKGIAVAVGNVDAHVTAPAANAVEPGQMVAIMGTSTCHVMNGDELHQVPGMCGVVDGGIVEGLWGYEAGQSGVGDIFGWFVDNGVPPAYVTAAAERGLSVHQYLTELAAEQQIGEHGLIALDWHSGNRSVLVDHELSGIVVGQTLATKPEDTYRALLEATAFGTRTIVEAFTSSGVPVTELVVAGGLLKNALLMQIYADVTRLPLSTIASDQGPALGSAIHAAVAAGAYPDVRTAAKSMGKRTVAAYTPIEENSQRYDALFAEYSTLHDYFGRGANEVMHRLKAIRREARADRLGADA, from the coding sequence ATGAGGCCCGACGGACAGGACGACGACATGACGGTGGACCCGCAGCGAGCCCTCGTGGTGGGCGTGGACTATGGAACCCTCTCCGGGCGCGCGGTGGTCGTCCGCGTGCACGACGGCGCCGAGCTCGGATCGGGCGTGCACGCCTACCCGCACGCCGTGATGGACAGCCAGCTCACGGCGGGCCCCGCCGCCGAGGCGGGGGAGCCGGTGGCCCTGGCCCCCGAGTGGGCGCTGCAGGTCCCGGCCGACTACGTCGACGTGCTCAAGACGGCAGTGCCCGCGGCCCTCGCCGCCGCGCAGGCCGAGCACGGCATCGACGTGAACGACGTCATCGGCATCGGCACCGACTTCACCGCCTGCACCATGGTCCCGACCACGGCCGACGGCACGCCGCTGTGCGAGCTGCCCGAGTTCGCGGACCGGCCGCACGCGTACGTCAAGCTGTGGAAGCACCACGCCGCGCAGTCGCACGCCGACCGCATCAACGCCCTCGCCCACGAGCGCGGCGAGGCGTGGATCAACCGCTACGGCGGCCTCATCTCCTCCGAGTGGGAGTTCGCGAAGGGCCTGCAGCTCCTCGAGGAGGACCGCGAGGTCTACGACGCCATGGACCACTGGGTCGAGGCGGCGGACTGGATCGTCTGGCAGCTCGGCGGGCGCTACGTGCGCAACGCCTGCACCGCGGGCTACAAGGGCATCTACCAGGACGGGGAGTACCCGAGCACGGACTTCCTCGCCGCGCTGAACCCGGAGTTCGCCGGCTTCGTCGCCGACAAGGTCGAGCACGAGATCGGCCAGCTCGGCGCCCCCGCCGGGCGGCTCACCGCCGAGGCCGCGGCCTGGACCGGGCTGCCGAAGGGCATCGCCGTCGCCGTCGGCAACGTCGACGCGCACGTCACCGCCCCGGCCGCGAACGCCGTCGAGCCCGGCCAGATGGTCGCGATCATGGGCACCTCCACCTGCCATGTGATGAACGGCGACGAGCTGCACCAGGTCCCGGGCATGTGCGGTGTCGTGGACGGCGGCATCGTCGAGGGCCTGTGGGGCTACGAGGCCGGCCAGAGCGGCGTGGGCGACATCTTCGGCTGGTTCGTCGACAACGGCGTGCCGCCGGCCTACGTCACCGCAGCCGCCGAGCGCGGGCTGTCCGTGCACCAGTACCTCACCGAGCTCGCCGCCGAGCAGCAGATCGGCGAGCACGGCCTGATCGCCCTCGACTGGCACTCCGGCAACCGATCGGTGCTGGTGGACCACGAGCTCTCCGGCATCGTGGTGGGGCAGACGCTCGCCACCAAGCCCGAGGACACGTACCGGGCGCTGCTGGAGGCCACGGCCTTCGGCACGCGGACCATCGTCGAGGCGTTCACCTCCTCGGGGGTGCCGGTCACCGAGCTGGTCGTGGCGGGCGGCCTGCTGAAGAACGCCCTGCTCATGCAGATCTACGCGGACGTGACGCGCCTGCCGCTCAGCACCATCGCCTCCGACCAGGGCCCCGCGCTCGGCTCCGCCATCCACGCGGCCGTCGCCGCGGGCGCGTACCCGGATGTGCGCACCGCCGCCAAGTCGATGGGCAAGCGCACCGTCGCCGCCTACACGCCCATCGAGGAGAACTCGCAGCGGTACGACGCGCTGTTCGCCGAGTACTCGACGCTGCACGACTACTTCGGCCGCGGCGCCAACGAGGTCATGCACCGGCTCAAGGCCATCCGCCGCGAGGCGCGCGCCGATCGTCTGGGGGCGGACGCGTGA
- a CDS encoding LacI family DNA-binding transcriptional regulator: MSDVAEVAGVSHQTVSRVLNDHPSVRPETRDRVLAAISELGYRRNSAARALVTRRSGTIGVVTTGSLLYGPTSTLVGLEEAARDAGYFVSVATISGFDAATMHGALEHFMGQGVEGIVIIAPQVEVMRAVEDFDAPVPVVMISSADQPDAVRLHTVSVDQFDGARQATRHLLAAGGGEVAHVAGPLDWFDAQDRLAGWRAECAAAGVAAPEPIEADWTAERGYAVGRAMVREGAPSAVFAANDQLALGLLRAFWEGGVRLPQDVALAGFDDVTGSAYFTPPLTTVRQDFAALGRLTIEALTAALEGRSVTRHTLPAELVVRASSWSGRPASRVGE, translated from the coding sequence ATGAGCGACGTCGCCGAGGTCGCGGGCGTGTCCCACCAGACCGTCTCTCGGGTGCTCAACGATCATCCCAGCGTGCGCCCGGAGACCCGCGACCGGGTGCTCGCGGCGATCAGCGAGCTCGGGTACCGGCGCAACAGCGCGGCCCGGGCCCTGGTGACGCGGCGCTCGGGGACGATCGGCGTGGTGACCACGGGCTCGTTGCTGTACGGGCCGACGAGCACGCTCGTGGGGCTCGAGGAGGCGGCGCGTGACGCCGGCTACTTCGTCAGCGTGGCGACGATCAGCGGGTTCGACGCGGCGACCATGCACGGCGCCCTCGAGCACTTCATGGGCCAGGGGGTCGAGGGGATCGTCATCATCGCGCCCCAGGTCGAGGTGATGCGGGCCGTGGAGGACTTCGACGCGCCGGTGCCGGTGGTGATGATCAGCTCGGCCGACCAGCCGGACGCGGTGCGGCTGCACACCGTGTCGGTGGACCAGTTCGACGGGGCGCGCCAGGCCACCCGGCACCTGCTGGCGGCGGGCGGCGGCGAGGTGGCGCACGTGGCCGGGCCGCTGGACTGGTTCGACGCGCAGGACCGCCTGGCCGGGTGGCGTGCCGAGTGCGCCGCCGCGGGGGTGGCCGCGCCGGAGCCGATCGAGGCGGACTGGACGGCCGAGCGGGGTTACGCGGTGGGCCGGGCGATGGTCCGCGAGGGCGCCCCCTCGGCGGTGTTCGCGGCGAACGACCAGCTCGCGCTCGGCCTGCTGCGCGCGTTCTGGGAGGGCGGCGTGCGCCTGCCGCAGGACGTGGCGCTGGCGGGCTTCGACGACGTGACCGGGTCGGCGTACTTCACGCCGCCGCTGACCACGGTGCGGCAGGACTTCGCGGCGCTCGGCAGGCTGACGATCGAGGCGTTGACGGCGGCGCTCGAGGGGCGCTCGGTGACGCGCCACACCCTCCCGGCGGAGCTCGTGGTGCGGGCCAGCTCGTGGAGCGGGCGGCCCGCCTCCCGGGTGGGGGAGTGA
- the proC gene encoding pyrroline-5-carboxylate reductase, producing the protein MAPAGVHALGCTERLTMSDGTTDARRPQVAVLGGGVMGETIVSALLQAGWAPEDVDVTERSALRANELSERHGVRSCDSNAKVARRADVLVVAVKPNVVGEVLAEVSPVLRPGTVVVTIAAGLPISFYEQRLPEGAAVVRVMPNTPAVVGRGVSVISAGTHAGAEDMALVRRILAATGIVVEAPEKDLDAVTAISGSGPAYAFYLIDAMAEAGVLLGLSRDVATTLAVGTVQGAATLAQQGGEHPAILRERVSSPGGTTVAAVRELDAHGVRAAVVAAAEAARDRSRELGAEYAG; encoded by the coding sequence GTGGCGCCAGCCGGTGTCCACGCGCTGGGCTGCACGGAGAGGCTGACGATGTCGGACGGGACGACGGACGCACGGCGTCCGCAGGTGGCGGTGCTCGGCGGCGGGGTGATGGGCGAGACGATCGTCTCGGCGCTGCTGCAGGCCGGGTGGGCGCCCGAGGACGTCGACGTGACCGAGCGCTCGGCGCTGCGGGCCAACGAGCTGTCCGAGCGGCACGGCGTGCGCTCGTGCGACTCGAACGCGAAGGTCGCGCGTCGCGCGGACGTGCTGGTCGTCGCGGTCAAGCCGAACGTGGTGGGCGAGGTGCTGGCCGAGGTGTCCCCGGTGCTGCGCCCCGGCACGGTGGTGGTGACGATCGCCGCCGGGCTGCCGATCAGCTTCTACGAGCAGCGGCTCCCCGAGGGCGCCGCCGTGGTGCGGGTCATGCCGAACACCCCGGCCGTGGTGGGGCGCGGCGTGAGCGTGATCTCCGCCGGCACGCACGCTGGAGCCGAGGACATGGCCCTGGTGCGCCGGATCCTGGCGGCGACGGGCATCGTCGTCGAGGCGCCCGAGAAGGACCTCGACGCCGTGACCGCGATCTCTGGATCGGGCCCGGCGTACGCGTTCTACCTGATCGACGCCATGGCCGAGGCCGGCGTGCTGCTGGGGTTGTCGCGGGACGTGGCGACGACCCTCGCGGTGGGGACGGTGCAGGGCGCCGCGACCCTCGCCCAGCAGGGTGGCGAGCACCCGGCGATCCTGCGGGAGCGGGTGTCCTCCCCGGGCGGCACCACGGTGGCGGCGGTGCGCGAGCTCGACGCCCATGGTGTGCGGGCGGCCGTGGTGGCCGCCGCCGAGGCCGCGCGGGACCGCTCGCGCGAGCTCGGCGCCGAGTACGCGGGCTAG
- a CDS encoding ABC transporter permease produces the protein MSAALTFATARRVLAQVRADPRTLGLVIVLPCLLLWLVAWMFEGTDVLDRFGPLLLGLFPLIVMFLVTSVATLRERTSGTLERLMASPIGRADLIGGYALGFGVLAVVQGLVLTGVAVGLLGMDVAGPLWVVMLVAVLDAILGATLGLAASALARTEFQAVQLMPLFVFPQLITCGLFMPRDQMPAVLEAVSRVLPLTYGVDALQRLAAGEGFADVRGDVLVIAGFIVGAVLVGATTLRRQTP, from the coding sequence ATGAGCGCGGCGTTGACCTTCGCGACCGCCCGCCGGGTGCTGGCCCAGGTGCGCGCCGACCCGCGCACCCTCGGGCTCGTGATCGTGCTGCCGTGCCTGCTGCTGTGGCTGGTCGCGTGGATGTTCGAGGGCACCGACGTGCTCGACCGGTTCGGGCCCTTGCTGCTGGGGTTGTTCCCGCTGATCGTGATGTTCCTGGTCACGAGCGTCGCGACGCTGCGGGAGCGCACCTCGGGGACCTTGGAGCGGTTGATGGCCTCGCCTATCGGGCGGGCCGACCTGATCGGCGGCTACGCGCTCGGCTTCGGCGTGCTGGCCGTGGTGCAGGGCCTGGTGCTCACCGGCGTCGCGGTCGGCCTGCTGGGCATGGACGTCGCCGGGCCGTTGTGGGTGGTGATGCTGGTGGCGGTGCTGGACGCGATCCTCGGAGCCACCCTGGGGTTGGCCGCGTCCGCGTTGGCCCGCACCGAGTTCCAGGCGGTGCAGCTGATGCCGCTGTTCGTCTTCCCGCAGCTCATCACCTGCGGCCTGTTCATGCCGCGCGACCAGATGCCCGCGGTGCTCGAGGCGGTCTCCCGGGTGCTGCCGCTGACCTACGGCGTGGACGCGTTGCAGCGGTTGGCGGCAGGGGAGGGGTTCGCGGACGTGCGCGGCGATGTGCTGGTGATCGCCGGGTTCATCGTGGGCGCGGTGCTGGTGGGCGCGACGACGTTGCGGCGCCAGACCCCGTAG
- a CDS encoding ABC transporter ATP-binding protein produces MPDVRAPAGGAPGARAPGPAVRATDLRVVRGGRRGTLALDGVTLTVPSGVIVGVLGPSGSGKSTLLRAIVGVQVITSGSIEVLGLPAGSTGLRRRLGYVTQAPSVYGDLTVQRNLRYLGAVVGAPASDVGRVLDEVDLVDCAHRRVDSLSGGQRSRVSLAAALLGTPELLVLDEPTVGLDPVLRRDLWDLFGRLRERGTTLLVSSHVMDEATRCDRLLLLRDGHVIADDTLPGLLARTGTSDVDAAFLALIEGQPPNGRGS; encoded by the coding sequence ATGCCTGACGTCAGAGCGCCTGCGGGCGGCGCGCCAGGGGCCCGGGCGCCCGGGCCAGCGGTGCGGGCGACCGACCTGCGGGTGGTCCGCGGTGGGCGCCGCGGGACGCTGGCGCTCGACGGGGTGACCCTGACGGTCCCCTCTGGCGTGATCGTCGGCGTGCTCGGCCCGAGCGGCAGCGGCAAGTCGACGCTGCTGCGCGCGATCGTCGGCGTGCAGGTGATCACGTCGGGCTCGATCGAGGTGCTGGGGCTCCCTGCGGGCAGCACGGGCCTCCGTCGTCGCCTCGGCTACGTCACGCAGGCCCCGAGCGTGTACGGCGACCTGACGGTGCAGCGGAACCTGCGGTATCTCGGCGCCGTGGTGGGCGCCCCGGCCAGCGACGTGGGCAGGGTGCTGGACGAGGTGGACCTGGTGGACTGCGCGCACCGCCGGGTCGACTCGCTCTCCGGCGGGCAGCGCTCGCGGGTGTCGCTCGCGGCGGCGTTGCTCGGCACGCCCGAGCTGCTGGTGCTCGACGAGCCGACCGTCGGCCTGGACCCGGTGCTGCGGCGGGACCTGTGGGACCTGTTCGGGCGGTTGCGCGAGCGGGGCACGACGCTGCTTGTGTCGAGCCACGTGATGGACGAGGCCACCCGGTGCGACCGACTGCTGCTGCTCCGGGACGGCCACGTCATCGCCGACGACACCCTGCCCGGGCTACTGGCCCGAACCGGCACGAGCGACGTGGACGCCGCCTTCCTGGCGTTGATCGAGGGCCAGCCGCCGAACGGCAGGGGGTCGTGA
- a CDS encoding DUF7059 domain-containing protein produces MDDTIGTPRTDPALLAALRRDLTGSAFTVDGVEGLLGPVASAALHREEALPALRATAGSRDPRATLTRLFVLGVDVPRAQAERALGSLTVDGARRLGLVDAAGAGPDDAVRALVDLRPYEAADGLGAGGLDSGGLDGSTPSVVDWWIASDLGELATGAALRTDHVLGVGGASTTLAQVTVRGPRGRVLDLGTGCGIQGLHASRHAEHVVGTDISRRALAFARFNASLAGLGEDRFELREGSMLEPAVRPGEPLFDLVVSNPPFVITPRAHGGAAGDGAVPVYEYRDGGRTGDAIVRELVTGVGRVLAPGGVAQLLGNWEVRRGEDWSERVGQWIEESGLDGWVVQRELQDPAQYAETWIRDGGTTPDRDRAAWDERYAAWLDDFASRDVEAIGFGIVTLRRPEHGAPSLRRLEEVTGTVRQPLGPWIESSLAAHDWLTARDDDALARERLVVAGDVTEERYLTPGADDPSIVLLRQGGGLGRTVRTGTALAGLVGACDGELSLGQIVAALGSLLDAPAADVAADVLPGVRGLVRDGLLLPA; encoded by the coding sequence GTGGACGACACCATCGGGACCCCCCGCACCGACCCCGCCCTGCTGGCAGCGCTGCGACGCGACCTGACCGGCTCCGCGTTCACCGTCGACGGGGTCGAAGGGCTGCTGGGGCCCGTGGCCTCGGCCGCGTTGCACCGTGAGGAGGCGTTGCCCGCGCTGCGCGCCACCGCGGGCAGCCGCGACCCCCGCGCGACGCTGACGCGCCTGTTCGTGCTCGGCGTGGACGTGCCGCGGGCGCAGGCGGAGCGGGCGCTGGGCTCGCTGACGGTCGACGGCGCCCGGCGCCTCGGCCTGGTGGACGCGGCAGGGGCCGGGCCGGACGACGCCGTGCGGGCGCTCGTCGACCTGCGCCCCTACGAGGCGGCGGACGGGCTGGGCGCCGGTGGGCTCGACAGCGGTGGGCTCGACGGCAGCACGCCGAGCGTCGTCGACTGGTGGATCGCCTCGGACCTGGGCGAGCTGGCCACCGGCGCCGCGTTGCGCACCGACCACGTGCTGGGCGTGGGCGGCGCCTCGACCACCCTGGCCCAGGTGACGGTGCGGGGGCCGCGCGGGCGGGTGCTCGACCTGGGCACCGGATGCGGCATCCAAGGGCTGCACGCCAGCCGGCACGCCGAGCACGTGGTCGGCACCGACATCTCCCGGCGGGCGCTGGCCTTCGCGCGGTTCAACGCGAGCCTGGCGGGCCTAGGGGAGGACCGCTTCGAGCTGCGCGAGGGCTCCATGCTCGAGCCCGCTGTGAGGCCCGGCGAGCCGCTGTTCGACCTGGTCGTGTCCAACCCGCCCTTCGTGATCACACCCCGGGCGCACGGCGGCGCGGCCGGGGACGGCGCCGTGCCGGTCTACGAGTACCGCGACGGCGGCCGCACGGGCGACGCGATCGTGCGCGAGCTGGTGACGGGCGTGGGCCGGGTGCTGGCGCCCGGTGGCGTCGCCCAGCTGCTGGGGAACTGGGAGGTGCGCCGGGGAGAGGACTGGTCCGAGCGCGTCGGGCAGTGGATCGAGGAGTCCGGGCTCGACGGCTGGGTGGTGCAGCGCGAGCTCCAGGACCCGGCCCAGTACGCCGAGACGTGGATCCGCGACGGCGGCACCACCCCCGACCGCGACCGTGCGGCGTGGGACGAGCGGTACGCCGCGTGGCTCGACGACTTCGCCTCGCGCGACGTCGAGGCCATCGGGTTCGGGATCGTCACGCTGCGCCGACCCGAGCACGGCGCGCCCAGCCTGCGGCGGCTCGAGGAGGTCACGGGCACGGTGCGCCAGCCGCTCGGGCCGTGGATCGAGTCAAGCCTTGCGGCCCACGACTGGCTGACGGCGCGCGACGACGACGCTCTGGCCCGCGAGCGGCTCGTCGTCGCCGGCGACGTCACCGAGGAGCGGTACCTGACCCCTGGGGCCGACGACCCCTCCATCGTGCTGCTCCGCCAGGGCGGCGGACTGGGCCGCACGGTGCGCACCGGGACCGCCCTGGCGGGCCTGGTGGGCGCCTGCGACGGCGAGCTGAGCCTCGGGCAGATCGTCGCGGCGCTCGGCTCCCTGCTGGACGCTCCCGCCGCCGACGTCGCGGCGGACGTGCTGCCGGGTGTGCGAGGGCTCGTCCGGGACGGTCTGCTGCTCCCGGCGTGA
- a CDS encoding endonuclease/exonuclease/phosphatase family protein: MSYNLKGLQLDENAAVAVVRLAQVDVLGVQEPPRGPLRKARLRRWAERAGLRVVVDDFAARTTALLARPDAVVEAPRAHRLPWRVGWTRRGFATARVDGVEVVVLHLSVHPEERARHLDLVEAYLAQVQGPLVVVGDLNEGPDGPAWQRLARYAQDTAGGRAAPTFRASGPRHRIDAVLASPELEARKSRVLRDAAARRASDHLPLVVDVAGVDAAGEDVGAGSSRV, from the coding sequence ATGTCGTACAACCTGAAAGGGCTGCAGCTCGACGAGAACGCCGCCGTGGCCGTGGTGCGGTTGGCGCAGGTGGACGTGCTGGGCGTGCAGGAGCCGCCACGGGGGCCGCTGCGCAAGGCGCGGCTGCGCCGGTGGGCGGAGCGCGCCGGGCTGCGCGTCGTGGTGGACGACTTCGCCGCCCGCACCACGGCGCTGCTCGCGCGCCCCGACGCCGTGGTGGAGGCCCCCCGTGCGCACCGGCTGCCCTGGCGGGTGGGCTGGACGCGGCGGGGGTTCGCCACGGCCCGGGTCGACGGCGTCGAGGTGGTGGTGCTGCACCTGTCGGTGCATCCGGAGGAGCGCGCCCGCCACCTCGACCTGGTCGAGGCGTACCTCGCGCAGGTGCAGGGGCCGCTGGTGGTGGTCGGCGACCTCAACGAGGGGCCTGACGGCCCGGCGTGGCAGCGGCTGGCCCGCTACGCCCAGGACACCGCGGGCGGCCGTGCCGCCCCGACCTTCCGCGCCTCGGGCCCCCGGCACCGGATCGACGCGGTGCTCGCCTCGCCCGAGCTCGAGGCCCGGAAGTCGCGCGTCCTGCGCGACGCCGCTGCCCGGCGTGCCAGCGACCACCTGCCGCTGGTGGTGGACGTCGCCGGGGTGGACGCCGCGGGGGAGGACGTCGGGGCGGGCTCCTCGCGGGTCTGA